TATGGACGGGTTATTAATTGCGATTAATACAACGATAATAGAAGAAACGATTGTAGCTGGCACAGAACGTTTACGCATCCCGAAATATAGAGGAATTAAGCTTATTCCTGCCGTGGCAATGGCTAAAGGAATAAGATTTATCCCTTCTTGAATCAATTGATCTACTGTGAATGAATTAGGAAGAATTGAAAAATAACTATCTATCCCAAAGAAAATTCCTACTACTAAAATGTTAGATACAATAACTGTTATAAATGTTAATGTCGCTGTAATAGCCAACTTACTAGCCATCATTTTCTTTCGGTTAATTGGATAAGAAAACATGAGTAGTATTGTTTTACTTTTATATTCATCAATTATTAACTTGGCTATTAGTACGCCACCAAAAATAATAAATGTTGCTCTTACTAACGCACTAGCCATCGACAAAATTATCTGCGGATCCCTTATTTTTGGATCCCCTTCTATTTGAGCAACGATACTAACGAAGATTAGTAGTGCCAGTATAACGATATTCGCAATAACCGCTCTCTTCACATACCATCCGAGCTTAAACTTCTTCAATTCTAGCTTCATAAGACGTAGCATGATAGTCCTCCTTTCATTTTAAATTTAATTGATATAAATCGCCCCTGTTTCACTTAAAATCTTCACTTCGTTTTTTGCATCACCGATGGTTCCTTCTTTTACCTTTTCTGTATTTTTATCTTTCTTAAGTCCGTTTACATTCACCATTATGTCAGACGAATTACTTTTAGCCATAAGTTTCAAAGAAGTCGGAACACCCTTATACCGTACGCCAATATCCCCTGATTTTGTTTCTACAAATAATGATTTTCCTTCTGTCATATCTTTCAGTAATACTTCACCAGATGTTGAAGTGATGTTCATATTTTCATTTTTTATATTTTTCACATAATTATCGCCAGTAGTAGAAGTTATATTTACTTCTTGTAATGAACTATCTTTTAACATTAAATCTCCACTTTCGGATATGAACTCACCCTTATCTGCCGATAGTCCTACAATCATTTCATCTCCAGACT
This genomic interval from Bacillus cereus contains the following:
- a CDS encoding ABC transporter permease, which produces MLRLMKLELKKFKLGWYVKRAVIANIVILALLIFVSIVAQIEGDPKIRDPQIILSMASALVRATFIIFGGVLIAKLIIDEYKSKTILLMFSYPINRKKMMASKLAITATLTFITVIVSNILVVGIFFGIDSYFSILPNSFTVDQLIQEGINLIPLAIATAGISLIPLYFGMRKRSVPATIVSSIIVVLIAINNPSIFPIATFLPLQFTFAAIGVAIAYYGIKNIEKEDITV